A single window of Candidatus Babeliales bacterium DNA harbors:
- a CDS encoding glycosyltransferase: protein MIKIKHILLSALLLSLTSGTIVYVRSTISSKKKILILTSFGGGGNLAASNALESYLKNDYDVQSCYAFKELFTPLDPLNYLTLKRHSGEEFYNWFIPGKYFRVLGWIYHFGVWYIQMQKKTIHAILRDYFIKTKPDLVISVIPIINNIVLDAAQELNIPFLLMPTDLDVNPYIIKIAQPTYKKFYVSLPFDDEEIKAPLKNSGIPADQTFIIGAPLRTDFFINKNKFRLRKKYVIDSNKPVIMLLMGSHGSDEMKNYVAELLKVNTPLHLIACIGKNEQSREDLEKLSIPPHISLTIVGFTEHIADYMTMSDLFISKSGTLSVCEALYMNLPLLLDATSTLLPWEEFNHHFIKKHNFGDSIKSYDEVAPLVTTIIENSDQIRTYKNNIQILEKKNCPKEVKKLIKHILVTQ from the coding sequence ATGATAAAAATAAAGCACATATTATTATCAGCACTATTGCTTAGTTTAACATCCGGAACTATTGTTTATGTTAGAAGTACTATAAGCAGCAAAAAAAAGATTCTCATTTTGACTAGTTTTGGAGGCGGAGGCAATCTTGCAGCAAGCAATGCTTTGGAGAGTTATTTAAAAAATGATTACGACGTACAGTCGTGCTATGCCTTTAAAGAATTATTCACACCTCTTGATCCACTGAATTACTTAACACTTAAACGCCATTCAGGAGAAGAATTCTATAATTGGTTTATCCCAGGAAAATACTTTCGTGTTTTGGGATGGATTTATCACTTTGGCGTATGGTACATCCAAATGCAGAAAAAAACCATTCATGCCATATTGCGCGATTACTTTATAAAAACTAAGCCTGATTTAGTTATCTCAGTTATACCTATCATCAATAATATTGTGCTTGATGCTGCGCAAGAATTGAACATTCCTTTCTTACTCATGCCAACCGATTTGGATGTGAATCCTTATATCATTAAAATTGCACAGCCAACGTACAAAAAATTCTATGTGAGTCTCCCTTTTGACGATGAGGAAATAAAAGCTCCACTAAAAAATTCTGGTATACCGGCAGATCAAACTTTTATCATTGGTGCACCGCTACGAACAGATTTTTTCATCAACAAAAACAAATTTAGGCTCAGAAAAAAATATGTCATTGATAGTAATAAACCTGTTATCATGCTTCTGATGGGATCGCATGGATCTGATGAAATGAAAAATTATGTAGCCGAATTACTTAAAGTAAACACACCCCTTCATCTTATTGCATGTATTGGAAAAAATGAGCAAAGTAGAGAAGATCTTGAAAAACTATCCATTCCACCACATATTTCACTAACAATTGTCGGTTTTACTGAGCATATTGCAGATTACATGACAATGTCAGATCTATTTATCTCAAAATCGGGAACACTAAGTGTTTGCGAAGCACTCTACATGAATCTACCTCTGCTTCTTGATGCAACATCAACATTGCTTCCTTGGGAAGAATTTAATCATCACTTTATTAAAAAACATAATTTTGGTGATTCTATAAAAAGTTACGATGAAGTAGCACCACTTGTTACAACAATAATTGAAAACAGCGATCAGATTAGAACATACAAAAATAATATTCAGATATTAGAAAAGAAAAATTGTCCCAAAGAAGTTAAAAAACTCATTAAACACATACTAGTAACCCAATAA
- a CDS encoding NUDIX hydrolase: protein MLKKQSILLPLALLLGLTSCVNTNADSRLSSYAYRSASVLPVVTYDNDAYVILSREAFGKSRGTYDDFGGSRDKGEGHPVITAAREFYEEAILGETIGLTIAEVQDYIDINTTNNTGYIVAHSQGRAKNVTYITDFDCYKTKFLDSFYQARHNATDVHLKEKDRIAVVKWTVLEETFAQSKKVNDLTIKAFVLSPKTKTYHPAHIKLRPYFVKKLRPFFVGEPYTQGLSKKIRFYGE from the coding sequence ATGTTAAAAAAACAATCTATATTATTACCATTAGCGCTATTACTTGGTTTAACGTCGTGCGTTAATACCAACGCTGACAGTAGACTGTCTAGTTATGCTTATAGGTCAGCATCAGTACTACCGGTAGTTACGTATGATAATGATGCCTATGTCATTCTATCTAGAGAAGCATTTGGAAAATCTCGTGGCACGTATGATGATTTTGGTGGCAGCAGAGACAAAGGTGAAGGTCATCCAGTTATCACCGCTGCGCGGGAATTTTATGAAGAAGCAATTTTAGGAGAAACTATTGGATTGACTATTGCAGAGGTGCAAGATTATATCGATATCAACACAACAAATAATACCGGATACATCGTAGCCCATTCACAAGGACGCGCAAAAAACGTTACCTATATCACAGACTTTGATTGTTATAAAACAAAATTCTTAGATAGTTTTTACCAAGCACGACACAACGCAACAGACGTTCATTTAAAAGAAAAAGACCGTATAGCTGTCGTCAAATGGACTGTTCTTGAAGAAACGTTTGCTCAAAGCAAGAAAGTAAATGATCTTACTATTAAAGCTTTTGTGCTCAGTCCAAAAACAAAAACGTACCACCCAGCTCACATAAAACTACGTCCATATTTTGTAAAAAAACTACGCCCTTTCTTTGTTGGTGAACCATATACGCAAGGTCTGAGTAAAAAGATTAGATTCTATGGTGAGTGA